Genomic DNA from Vagococcus luciliae:
AGTGGATTATTTTTACCGTCAAGGAAAGACACCATTTGAAGCATTCGAAACTGCTCTAAATAAAGTAGAAGGATCTTATGCCATCGCGTTAATGGACGTAGAAGATAGCAACACGCTATACCTTGCGAAAAATAAAAGCCCGCTACTAATTGGTCTTGGAGAAAACTGTCATTATGTAGGTAGTGATGCTATGGCCATGATTAATGAAACAAATGAATTTGTTGAAATTAAAGATGGTGAACGCATTGTTTTAACATCTAATAACATGATAATTTTTGATAAAGATTCAAATAAATTATCACGTGATTCCTTTGTGGCTGATATTGATGCGACAGATACTGAAAAAGGTTTATATCCTCATTACATGTTAAAAGAAATTGATGAGCAACCAGGTGTTATGAGAAAATTAATTTCTGAATACTTAACTGAAGATGGTCTATCAACAATTGATGATGAAATAGTATCACATATGGCATCAAGTGATCGTATCTATATCGTTGGATGTGGTACTAGTTGGCATGCAGGATTAGTGGGTAAAAAAATCATTGAAGAGTTAACTAATATTCCAGTTGAAGTGCATCTAGCTAGTGAGATGGGCTATGATATGCCAATTTTATCAGAAAAACCTTTCTTCATTTTCTTAACGCAAAGTGGTGAAACAGCTGATAGTCGTCAAGTATTAGTAAAAGTGAATGAATTAGATTTACCATCATTGACTATTACAAATGTTAAAGGGTCTACACTATCACGTGAAGCGACTTATACTTTATTGTTACATGCTGGTCCTGAAATTGCGGTAGCATCAACAAAAGCTTATACATCTCAAATTGCTGTAATGGCTTATTTAGCACAAACAGTAGGGGTAGAAAAAAATATTGAATTAGCTAAATCTATTGATTTAGCACACGAGATGGCTATTGTTGCATCTGTGATGGATTCAATGATTAGTGAAAAAGATTTGATTTCTAATCTTAGTGAGTCATTTTTAGGAACAACACGTAATGCCTTCTTTATTGGTCGTGGCTTAGATTATGCCGTATCAATGGAAGCAGCCCTTAAATTAAAAGAAATCTCTTATATTCAAGCAGAAGGATTTGCTGCTGGGGAATTAAAACATGGAACCATTGCCTTGATTGAAGAGGGAACACCAGTCATTTCGATTATTACAGATGAAAAAACAGCTAGTCATACACGTGGAAATGCTAAGGAAGTAGAGAGTCGTGGAGCGAATGTGTTAACCATCTCACTTGAAAATGTCTCACATGACGGCGATGAACTCGTGTTGTTGCCAGTACATGAATTATTGACACCATTAGTTAGTGTGGTACCTTTACAGCTATTAGCTTATTATGCAAGTTTACAAAGAGGCTTAGATGTTGATAAACCTCGTAATTTAGCAAAAAGTGTCACAGTAGAATAAAAGATTAAAAGCCAACTTTCTTAAGTGAAGGTTGGTTTTTTTAAAAAAATATTTTACTATATGGTATGTTTTTTTTATTTTGATAAAGATGATATAATAACAGAAAAGAAGGGGATATTTGCTTATGTACAAAAAACTTGGAGTTATTTAGATAATAGTGATGTGCTTAACTGCTTTTATTTTAGGTGCGTGTTCAAAAAATGAGCACGATGTTAAATCTACTCAAATTACCTTGGTGGTCAATAATAAAGAATTTTTACAAGAAAATGCGTTGTATCAATTTGAAAATGGTCAATTGGATGTTTATCTGACTTTTTCACTATTTGAAAATCCAAACACTAATCCATCAGATTCAGAATACGATAAGAAGTTAGAGGAAATTGTAAATGCTTTAAATAAAGAATATCCCAATGAGAAAATGACAAACGATTGGTTGACGATTTAGGCAATGAATATGAACTAGCTTATACTAAATAACATAATAATCAAAAGATATTTTTAGATAACAAAAAGTCGAAAATTAAACTAATTTTCGACTTTTTGTTATGTTTTAATTTAATCTTCAATATTTGTTTGTAGAAAGGATGTTTCACTGTAATTAATTCCTTGGCGTAGTTGATTTGCCATAGTATTAGAAATTCGCCCTTGTTCAAGAAGCTTTTGAATCATACCTCTTTCTTCATCAAGAGCCCTTAAAAAATAATCTCTGTATATCTTTTGATAAGATGCTTCTTGAATAAGATGATAATGCTGAATACGATGTATCTTACTTGTATATTCCATCATAAGTTGGTTTAAAATATTATACTTTACTGTAAAATATTTATCTACTCTATCTAAGTTATTTTGACAATCATTTAACATATCCAAAGTTGCTTCAGAACTTTTAACTTCTAATAAGGTAATTTTTTTAATATTATCTAATTGAGATTTTTCAGGTTGTCGTTTTAAAAAAGTTTGATATACAAGTCTTTTGATTTTTTTCTGAGCTTTATATAAAGAGCGTTGTACGATGATTTTAACATTACTTGAATGGGCATGTCGTTTGTATTCAAGCATTTTTAAATAGTTTTGTTCAATTTTTTTAGGTAATGCTAATTGAGGTAATATCTCCATTACTTTATTTGTTTCAAAATCTGCTGCTTGGCATCTATAATCTGATTCTAATTCATAATAAACAGTGTTAGATGTGTGATTATCATCTAAGTATAAGAAACGTAATTGCTTATCAAAATCTTGTAAAATATCGTTAATAATTAATTGATTTTCATTATTTAGCTCTTGTTGTAAGGATTGAATGGCTCGCTTAGTCATCAATTTTCTAGCTTCTATTTCAGGTAGTTGAGATGAATTATTTGAGTCATCAATAGGTTCTTGTGTTCCTTCATCCCCGGATAAGATCAATCGCTTTTTCTGTTTTGTGAAAATAGGCAATGTAATCACAGCAACTAGTAAACTTGCTAAAATAACGCCACTAGCTAAAAAGATAATCAGATATCGTTCTTGGAATACAGCACCATCTGGCAAAAAGAATGGAATAGATAAAACCATCGCCATAGTGACAGCTCCTCTCACACCAGTTAATCCCGTTAAAATAGCAACAGAGAATTTGGGTTTAAGTTGGATATCATCTTTTACTTTAAAGTAATTATACCACATGTAAGCATACGTCCATAATGTTCTTATTATCATCAGTATGAGCCACACGATTATAACATATAGGATTAATAAAGCATTATTAATAGTAGGATTAATAATGGCTCCACGCATAGCATAGGGAAGAGTTGTGCCTAATACAACAAAAACAATACCATTTAGCAAGTAAATAATAATGTCCCATAATTTATTGGTTACAATTTTTATTTCAGAAAATTGTCCTCTAAATAATGGCTCTTGCTGAATTGCCATAACACCTGAAACGACTACTGCAATAACTCCTGATGCCTGAACAATTTCTGCCATAATAAAAATAACAAAAGGCGTCATTACTTGAAGAGACGAATGTAAAATAACATCTTGAATGCCCTGTCTTAACAAACTTCTTTGAATCAAATAAATTAATCGACTGATGATATAGCCAATCAGTATACCAATTAAAGTCATATAAATAAAGTCACCAGTGGCTTGTCTTAATGAGAAAGAGCCAGTTAGAAAAGCCGCCAGTGCATATTTAAATGCAATTAATCCGCTTGCATCATTAATCAAACTCTCCCCACTGATTAAAGTTAAAATTCGTTTAGGAAGTTTTACTTGTTCAGCAATACCTTGAACTGCTACTGGATCGGTTGGGGATAAGACTGCTGCCAAAGCAAAGGCTAATGACAAGCTTACTTGTGGGATAAATAAATTAATTAATAATCCTCCCGCAATTGTAGTAAGGAAGACGAGTAAAATAGCATTAGCAAAAATCGGAGTTCGTAGTTCCCATAATTCTTTCTTGGGAAAATGCTTGGCATCGTTGTATAAAAGTGGTGCAACAAATAATAACATAAACCAATCAGTTTGTAATTCTATATCTAAATGTAAAAATAACGCGGCAATAACACCAACAGCTATTTCGATTAATGCAGTAGGAATTGCCACAAGATAGTGACTGATAATATTAGATAGAATAACGAGTATAATAAGTAAAATAGTGGCTTCTAATACTGCCATAGGTTCACCTCCGTTTTTTTGTATATAATAAGTATAGCAAAAAACTGTATGAATAATAGCCTTTTCTAATAAAACAGTGTTAAAATTATTATGTGTTAACAATCTTGAGATATTGTTCGTTTAAATATAAACGTTAACATGTTATTCTATAATTAGGGGATTATGAGAACGAAAGTAGGTAAAAAGATGTTAGAAATAAATAACGTAACAAAAACGTTTGGTACAGGAGATTCATTATTTCAAGCACTAAAGGGAGTGAGCCTCAGTGTAAAAGAGGGTGAATTTGTTGGTATTATGGGCCCTTCTGGAAGTGGTAAATCAACTCTTCTAAATCTAATTGGTACAATAGATCATCCTTCATCAGGAACCGTAACAATTGATGGTGAACGAGCATCAAATTTAAATCAAGAGGATTTAGCAAAATTTAGACGAAATCAATTAGGATTTGTATTTCAAGGATTTAACTTGATGCCTACCTTAACTGTAGCAGAAAATATTGTATTACCATTAACACTAGATGGTGAAAAAGTTAGTGTCATGACAAAAAAATTAAACGATATTTCTGAAGTATTAGGTATTGAATCATTGTTAAATAAACGAATTAGTAATATTTCTGGTGGGCAAGCACAACGTGTTGCTATTGCACGTTCAATGATTCATGAACCAAAGTTATTATTGGCAGATGAACCAACTGGAAATTTAGACACGAAATCATCAAAAGACGTTATGAGATTATTATCAGAGTTAAATACTAGCCTTAATTCCACCATTTTAATGGTGACACATGATGCTTTTGCTGCAAGTTATTGTCAGCGTATTGTTTTTATTAAAGATGGTGAATTAAGTGATGAAATTATTCGACATAGTTCTCAAAGTGAGTTTTATGATGATATTCTATTTAGTTTGAAGCAGTTGGAAGGTGAAGCAGATGACTTTTAAGGAATTTATTTATAAAAATACTATTCGAAATAAACCATCATATCTGGCCTATTTTTTAAGCACGTTAACAACTGTCATGACGTTTTTTACTTTTTTAACTTTCTCCAATCATCCATCTCTTAGTGAATCGTCTATGAATCAGTTTGTTATAGTTGGCATGAATCTATCATCAAGTATTATTTATATTTTTTCATTTTTTTATGTATTATATTCTATGGATATCTTTCTCCAATCACGTAAGAAAGAATTTGGTTTGTTGTTGATTCAAGGTATGTCTCCAAAACAGTTAAGAAAGATGATTTTTCAAGAAAATACTATAGTGGGATTTTTTGCCACAGTTATTGGTATTCTAGCTGGCTTAGTATTTTCACAAGCACTATTATTTTTGAGTAAAAAGATATTAACGATTCAATTAGCTTTTTATTTTCCATTAAATTCAATTGTGATTACATTTGTCGCGTTTACTATTTTATTCTTTTTGATTTCTTTATTTATTCAATTTAAGATTCCTAAAATGGACGTTCAAGAATTGATTAAAAGTGAAGATTTAGGAAAAGGGGAAGTCAAATCATCTAAAGTAAAATCGATTTTTGCCTTATTATTTATTGGAGTTGGGTATGCGATTGCTTTGTACGCTCAGGGTATGCAGGTTTTTGTGGCTATGATACCCGTTGTATTGATGGTAATTATTGGTACTTACTTTTTATTTAATCAGTTAAGTATTCTCGCTGTCACACAATTGCAAAAAAATAAACAACGGTTTTGGAAAAAAACGAATATGCTAGTCTATTCAGATTTGGGCTTTCGGATGAAAGATAATGCACGGTCCTTTTTTTTGGTAGCAATCATCACAACTGTTGTGTTCGCTGCTATTGGCTCTTTAGCAGGGTTAAAAGAAATGACAGTTGCTTCTGTCAATGCGATGACTTATGACTTTTATTTATCAGACTTTGATGGTAATCAAGAAAGATTGGTTAATAATTTAGAGGCAGTTCAAAGTGAAATGGATAATCAAGACTTAAATATGACAGAACTTCGTATGAAAGTGGTCTATGTTCCAGAATCTAAATATCAAAATGGGTATAGAGTCATTAGTACAAATGGGTATAATAACATTGCAAAATATACTAAAAATAAAAAAATATTGGATACTAATCAGTCTTATCGATTAAATATTGATAGTAACCTATTATCAGGGCAACCTCAAACAAGCTACTTAAAAGAGTTGCCATTACCTGATGGGACAAGCGTACCTGTGAATAATTTTGAGGTGGAAAAAGTGGTTCTGCCTGGTTTTCAAAATGTATATGTAGTACCTAAAACAGTTTATAGTCAATTTGCTAAAAAATATGGGATTCAACAAGAAATTGGATGGATGGGTAATCCGAAAGATCACGCTCAACAGTTAAAGGTTGCGACACACTTAAAAGAAGTTGAAGGTCTTCAAAGTAAGCCATTAATTATTGAATCCATTACAGAAACTTATACACCTGTATTATTTGTTGGTTTTTTTATTGGTGCTATTTTCTTTGTGTCTGCTGGTAGTTTTTTATATTTTAGGTTATATAGTGATATGGCAGTAGATATTCAAAAATTTAAAATAGTTTATAAATTAGGACTTAGTCGCAAAGAAATCAAGAAGACTGTTTATAGACAAGTTGGTATTTTATTTTTTACTCCAATTATAGTATCTTCTGTTCATGGATTAGTAGCGTTAAAAGCAATGTATGCTTTATTTAATCAAAGATTACAAATGATGGCATTTATGATTATAGGTTTATTTTTAGTTATACAAATTATTTATTATTTAATCGCAAGTCATTTTTATTTTAGAAAATTATATCAAGAGGTCACTGCAGAATAGAAAAAAGCAACCACTTATCATGGTTGCTTTTTTCTATTTGTAACTTTGCATGATTGTATCAATACCAGAGATGGTAGCATACCTGAATCCTTCTTTTTCTAAAGCAGCGATACCTTTAATAGTTGTACCACCAGGAGAGGTTACACCATCTTTTAATTCACCAGGGTGTTTGTTAGAGTCTAGTAATAAATTAGCTGATCCACTTACCATCTTGGCAGCAACAGTATAAGCTAATTTTCTGTCCATACCATGTAATACTGCCGCATCTCCTAGAGCTTCCATAAAGACGTCAACAAATGCTGGTCCGCATCCTGCCAATGTACCAAAAATATCAATCTTATCTTCAGAAATTTCTTCTACGATTCCTAAAAGGCTTAAACAATCATGGATTGCGATTTTATCAAGATTACTTATTGACTGTGAGTAAACAATACCAGTAATACCTTGATTGATTTGTACAGGTGTATTGGGGATAGCTTGAGCGATAGGGTAAGATCCACCTAAAGCTTCCTGCATTAAGGAAATAGGGACACCAGCTGATACTGAAATAATAGGAAGGTCTTTGTTTAAATGATTTTTTAAATCGTTTATGACTGGAAGAATAATAGGTGTTTTAACGGCTAAAAAAATCATATCCACTTGGTTGAAATCTTCTAAATTATCAGTTATGTTAAAAGGAATATTTTGTTTTAGTTTTTTTGCTGTGTCACCTTTTCCTCCTTTTACAAGAATGTCTGTTGGAGAAATACTATTTGAGCGAACCCACCCTTTAATCATTGCTCCTCCCATATGGCCAGCGCCAAATATACCAATCTTCATATATTATCCCATCTTTCTTTTAAATAGTTAACGAATTTAGTATAGAACGTCAAATTATTTATGGCAACTAATTTTATACTATATCACTTTATGATATACTAGTAAAATAAGCAAAAGCAAAGGAGTAGGTTGAATGGAGTTAGTCATACAAGATGTTGTGAAAACATTTGATGATAAAGTGATTTTAGATGAAGCGAGTTTTCAATTTGAAAAAGGTAAAATATACGGTTTATTAGGTCGAAATGGCGCGGGAAAAACCACGCTTTTTAATTGTATTTCAAAAGATTTATCAATTGACTCAGGGACAATTCAGTTGGAAGAGGACATGGAAACACATGATTTTTCTGATCTTGATGTCGGACTAGTTCATGCTACCCCAACCCTACCAGATTTTATGACAGGTTATGAATTCATCAAGTTTTTTATTGATATGAATAAAGAAAAAATGCCCAACGTCCGCACACCAGATGAGTATTTAGCAAAAGTTGGGATAAAAAAAGAGGATCGCCATCGGTTATTGAAAGACTACTCGCATGGGATGAAAAATAAAGTTCAAATGATTGCGACGATGATGGTGCAACCACCTGTCTTATTACTGGATGAACCATTAACGAGTTTTGATGTGGTCGCAGCACATGAAATGAAAGAATTGATTTTATCAATAAAAAAAGATTCCGTTGTGATATTTTCCACTCATATTTTACAGTTAGCACAAGATTTATGTGATGAGATTGTAGTGCTTCATAAAGGCAAATTAACAGGGTTTGATCCAACTAAAATTCATACTAATAGTTTTGAAGCAGATATTGTTGCCATGTTATCTGATGAAGAGGGTAAATCTCAAGATGCAGTGGTTGAAGTGATAGGTGAGTCAGATGATGAGTGATGTTAGATTAACCCTCACAGAATATGTGTCATTACAGTTATTTAAAGGGACTATCTTTATTAATGGTTTGGTTTATTTTATTGGTAGAATTCCTTTCATTGGTAAAATCGTCCCAGTTGGAATGGTCTACGCAGATTATCCATTGAAAAAAGTATTCACCTATATTAAATTTGCTATATCACTAGCAATCAAAGTTGTGATAGGGATCATTCCGTTTGTCGTTAGTTCTTTTTTAGCGACTATTGTGTTTGACAAGCAATCATTAACAAGTTTTGATATTTGGCTAGTTGTCTTTGCTTTTTATTTGCCAATATTTGGCTCATTATTTAGTGTTCCTGATAAAAAAGATGTGTTGTTTATCACTAATTTTCGGATTAATAAATCCTCTCATTTGAAGCGAATGACTCTGTTGGAACTATGCTTTGATTTAATCGTCGTCACCATTGCGTTGATTGTTATGAGTCTGTTTAATAGCTTACCGGTTATTTTAACCACATTATTAGGGAATAGTGCTTATGTGTTTTTTAGTATGATTTGGCTAAGAATAGATTTACCACTGACACTGCAAAAACATCCATGGATAAAAAAAGTTGCGATATTAATAGTGATGCTGGCGTTAGTTATTGGATTTTGTTTCACCATGTTATCTTCTTTTATGAGTTTTTTATTTTCTAATCCATTGGTAATAATAGGACTTATTATTTTTAACTGTCTAGCTAGTTGGTTAGTAGTCAAGAATTATTTGTCTTATCCCCGTTATTCATTAGTAGCTGATAAAAAAGTTAAATCATCAATGTATGTATTTGAAGCAGATGATAAAGAGTTAAAAAACAAAACCACAAACTTTACCGAAGGCGTTGGCTTAACGAAAAAAATGAGTATAGAGGAGAACGTTACCTTTGACCATTTATCTGGTAATGCCTACTTAAATACGTTATTTTTTAGTCGTTTTAAAAAAGGGCTCAGTCGAGGAATGTGGATTAAGGTTATTAGCATCAGCGTGCTAGGGCTCGCTTTAATGATAGCCAGTCTATTTTTTCCATTAATGTCTGGTGTGAGAGAATTAGAATCATTTATGTACCGACTTGTTCCTTCGCTTTTCTTCATTTTATATTTAACGTCAGTTGGTAAAAGTGTGGTACAAAGTTTATTTATGAATTGTGATATCTCCATGTTGACGTTTCCTTTTTATCGAACCAAAGAAGCCATTATAAGTGGATTTTTTGCTAGATTTAAGAAAATCCTCTTGTATAACAGTATGGTCAATGGTGTGTTATTATTTTGGTTAATCGTTTTTAATTTAGTCGTTGTCGGGCTTAACTCACTCTATCTGATTGGACTTGTGTTATTTGTGATGATTAGTCTGACGTTACTTTTTTCGTTTCACGAATTATTTGTTTATTATATCCTTCAACCCTTTACAAGTGATTTTCAAGTAATCAATCCCATTTATAAAGTAGTGAACGGTGTCTTTTACTTATTTGCCTACATGAATTTACAATTAAAAACAACAGGACTTTACTATGCATTAGGCTTGTCTGTTGTGTCGTTATTGTATGTTGCTATTGGGCTAATTGTGATAAAAAAAGTCGCACCCAAAACGTTTAAACTAAAAAATTAATTGTTTGTACTTGTTTTATATTTATAAAGGTGTTATAAATATAACTGTAGATAAATAAAAGATAATTGTTGAGAAAGACACCGATATGTGAGGGCTATCTGACAGGGAGGAAAACATAATTGAGAGTTTTCCAGATAAGTGCATGTGTTGACCACTTTCGAAAGTCAGGTTGAAACTTGACCGGTCGTACCGTTAACACGCTCGAGGAGACATAGGTTTATGTCTTAAATATTAGGTGGAACCACGATGATTCGTCCTAGTAGGTCAAATATGACTTACTAGGGCTTTTTTTATTTAAAAAATTAAAAGGAGACGATAGTATGATTAAGATTACTTTTCCAGATGGCGCTGTCAAAGAATTTGAGAGTGGCTCATCAACATTAGATATTGCAAAAAGCATAAGCAATTCTTTAGCAAAAAAAGCCTTAGCAGGTAAATTAAATGGCGAGTTGATTGATTTAGACCGACCAATCGAAGTGGATGGGTCAATTGAAATCGTGACACCAGACCATGAAGATGCGTTAGGAATTTTACGTCACTCAACAGCTCACTTAATGGCAAACGCGATGAAACGCTTGTATCCAAACATCCACTTTGGTGTAGGTCCAGCGATTGAAAATGGGTTTTACTATGACACTGATAATGGTGAAAATGTTATCTCTGAAGAAAACTTAGAAGCGATTGAAAAAGAGATGATGGCGATTGTAAAAGAAAATAACCCAATCGTTCGCAAAGAAATTTCTCGTGCCGATGCTTTAGAGTTGTTTAAAGAAGATCCATATAAAGTGGAATTAATTACTGACTTACCAGAAGACGAAGTGATTACTGTTTATGAGCAAGGTGACTTTGTTGACTTATGTCGTGGGGTGCATGTGCCATCTACAGGACGTATTCAAGTCTTCAAATTATTATCTGTTGCTGGAGCGTACTGGAGAGGAAACTCTGATAACCATATGATGCAACGTGTTTACGGAACTGCATTTTTCGATAAAAAAGCATTAAAAGAATACATCAAAATGCGTGAAGAAGCGAAAGAACGTGACCATAGAAAACTTGGTAAAGAATTAGACTTATTTATGTTAAGTCCTGAAGTTGGTTCTGGTTTACCATTCTGGTTACCAAAAGGTGCGACAATTCGTCGTACAATCGAACGCTATATCACTGATAAAGAAATTAGCTTAGGGTACCAACATGTTTACACACCAATTATGGCAAATGTTGAATTTTACAAAACTTCTGGTCACTGGGATCATTACCATGAAGACATGTTCCCACCAATGGACATGGGAGATGGCGAAATGTTAGTATTACGTCCAATGAACTGCCCACATCATATGATGGTTTATAAAAATGATGTTCATAGTTACCGTGAATTACCAATTCGTATTGCTGAACTTGGTATGATGCACCGTTATGAAAAATCAGGTGCGTTATCAGGATTACAACGTGTGCGTGAAATGACATTAAATGATGGGCATACATTTGTTCGTCCAGATCAAATCAAAGATGAATTCAAACGTACATTAGAATTAATGGTTGCCGTTTATGAAGATTTCAATATTACAGATTATCGTTTCCGTTTAAGTTACAGAGACCCAGAAAATACCGAAAAATACTTTGATGATGATGACATGTGGGAAAAAGCTCAAACAATGCTGAAAGAAGCCATTGATGAATTAGGCTTAGAATACTTTGAAGCAGAAGGTGAAGCAGCATTCTACGGACCTAAACTTGACGTGCAAGTAAAAACTGCCTTAGGTATGGAAGAAACATTGTCAACTATCCAGTTAGACTTCTTATTACCAGAACGTTTTGACTTAACTTATGTTGGGCAAGATGGCGAAAATACTCACCGTCCAGTTGTCATCCATCGTGGTATCGTATCGACAATGGAACGTTTTGTGGCTTACTTAACTGAAGTGTATAAAGGAGCCTTCCCAACTTGGTTAGCACCAGTTCAAGGAACAATCATTCCAGTTAACTTAGACTTACATAGTGATTATGCTTTTGAGATCAAAGAGCAATTAAATAGTTTAGGATTACGTTTTGAAGTGGACGATCGTAACGAAAAAATGGGTTACAAGATTCGTGAATCACAAACTCAAAAAATTCCATATCAAATCGTTGTGGGAGATAAAGAGTTAGATAACGGTGAAGTCAATGTCCGTAAATA
This window encodes:
- the thrS gene encoding threonine--tRNA ligase, with amino-acid sequence MIKITFPDGAVKEFESGSSTLDIAKSISNSLAKKALAGKLNGELIDLDRPIEVDGSIEIVTPDHEDALGILRHSTAHLMANAMKRLYPNIHFGVGPAIENGFYYDTDNGENVISEENLEAIEKEMMAIVKENNPIVRKEISRADALELFKEDPYKVELITDLPEDEVITVYEQGDFVDLCRGVHVPSTGRIQVFKLLSVAGAYWRGNSDNHMMQRVYGTAFFDKKALKEYIKMREEAKERDHRKLGKELDLFMLSPEVGSGLPFWLPKGATIRRTIERYITDKEISLGYQHVYTPIMANVEFYKTSGHWDHYHEDMFPPMDMGDGEMLVLRPMNCPHHMMVYKNDVHSYRELPIRIAELGMMHRYEKSGALSGLQRVREMTLNDGHTFVRPDQIKDEFKRTLELMVAVYEDFNITDYRFRLSYRDPENTEKYFDDDDMWEKAQTMLKEAIDELGLEYFEAEGEAAFYGPKLDVQVKTALGMEETLSTIQLDFLLPERFDLTYVGQDGENTHRPVVIHRGIVSTMERFVAYLTEVYKGAFPTWLAPVQGTIIPVNLDLHSDYAFEIKEQLNSLGLRFEVDDRNEKMGYKIRESQTQKIPYQIVVGDKELDNGEVNVRKYGSKETETVKLPLFVESVVAEVKNYSK